A genomic window from Diospyros lotus cultivar Yz01 chromosome 2, ASM1463336v1, whole genome shotgun sequence includes:
- the LOC127794066 gene encoding equilibrative nucleotide transporter 3-like has translation MSDATEAPLRLDGKYGAIVVCWILGLGALVSWNSMLTIGDYYYKLFPHYHPARVLTLVYQPFALVTMAILAHFESRIDTRRRNLTGFILFFLSTLALLVLDLATSGKGGIGNYIGICIIVAAFGVADAHVEGGLVGDLSFMSPEFIQSFLAGMAASGVLTSALRLISKAAFENSNNGLRKGVMLFLAISTLFEFVCIFLYAFFFPRLPIVKYYRAKAASEGSKTVSSDLAAAGIPTEASQGGEDGDKLQQRLSNKQLFFQNIDYALDLILIYVLTLSIFPGFLYENTGSHQLGSWYALVLIAMYNTCDFISRYIPLIKSLKLKSRRGLMLATMSRFLFIPAFYFTAKYGDQGWMIMLTSLLGLTNGYLTVCILTEAPKGYKGPEQNALGNLLVLCLLGGIFSGVALGWLWLIGNEQF, from the exons ATGTCTGATGCAACTGAAGCTCCACTTAGGCTTGAT GGCAAGTATGGGGCAATCGTTGTTTGTTGGATCCTTGGACTTGGTGCTCTTGTTTCCTGGAACAGCATGTTGACAATAGGAGATTACTACTATAAACTGTTCCCA CACTACCATCCTGCAAGGGTACTTACACTGGTTTATCAACCATTTGCACTTGTAACAATGGCTATACTTGCACATTTTGAGTCGAGGATTGATACAAGGCGGCGTAACTTGACCGGATTCATCCTTTTCTTCCTAAGCACCTTGGCTCTCCTAGTT TTGGATTTAGCCACATCAGGAAAGGGAGGAATTGGAAATTATATTGGCATATGTATCATTGTTGCTGCCTTTGGAGTCGCAGATGCTCATGTTGAAGGAGGATTAGTCGGAGACCTATCGTTCATGTCCCCCGAGTTCATCCAA TCCTTCCTAGCTGGTATGGCTGCATCAGGAGTTCTCACCTCTGCCTTGAGGCTAATCTCCAAAGCTGCATTTGAAAACTCCAATAATGGTCTTCGCAAGGGAGTTA TGTTATTCCTTGCAATCTCGACACTCTTCGAGTTTGTATGCATCTTCCTATATGCATTCTTCTTCCCTAGACTACCGATTGTGAAGTACTACCGCGCAAAGGCAGCATCAGAAGGATCAAAAACTGTTTCATCAGACCTTGCAGCTGCCGGCATTCCAACAGAAGCAAGCCAAGGA GGTGAAGATGGTGATAAACTGCAACAGCGACTAAGCAACAAACAATTATTCTTTCAGAACATAGACTATGCATTGGATTTGATCTTGATTTATGTCCTGACTTTGTCAATTTTCCCTGGCTTCTTGTATGAAAACACGGGATCACACCAATTGGGCTCCTG GTACGCACTTGTTCTGATAGCAATGTACAACACTTGTGATTTTATATCACGATACATTCCCCTTATCAAAAGCCTCAAGTTAAAATCGAGAAGAGGGCTTATGCTTGCAACGATGTCTCGCTTCTTGTTCATCCCTGCATTCTATTTCACTGCAAAATATGGCGATCAGGGATGGATGATAATGCTGACATCCTTGTTGGGACTGACAAATGGCTATCTCACCGTCTGCATCCTCACAGAAGCTCCAAAGGGCTACAAG GGTCCGGAGCAAAATGCACTGGGGAATTTGCTTGTGCTGTGTCTTCTAGGGGGCATATTCTCTGGAGTTGCTCTTGGTTGGCTGTGGCTTATTGGAAATGAGCAGTTTTAA